From the genome of Chloroherpetonaceae bacterium, one region includes:
- a CDS encoding ketoacyl-ACP synthase III, which translates to MRSAVIASSSLYAPSRVLTNQYFNEMLGEDVGTWLEQNLTIRERRWAQANESTADLVENAAKDALHKAELSAEKIDLIIVATDTPEYISPSTASVVQYRLGAKNAGTFDLNTACAGFVTALDVASKYIASDEHYQNILVIGAYTMSKYLDLHDKKTVTLFADGAGGFVLSSEANSKRGFLSSQLLTEGQYHGWMGIYGGGTHLPTTTETLDKKDHLLKFVKKFPKELNPEIWSQMIQTLCSRVNIQPSDVAQYFFSQININSIWDTLGKLNLPKEKAHTIMDRYAYTGSACIPMAFHEAVELGKVKRGDLVMFVGSGGGLSFASAAFRY; encoded by the coding sequence ATGAGAAGCGCAGTGATTGCATCAAGCAGTCTTTATGCCCCTTCGCGGGTACTCACCAATCAATATTTCAACGAAATGTTGGGCGAGGATGTTGGAACTTGGCTTGAGCAAAATCTCACCATTCGCGAAAGGCGATGGGCACAAGCAAACGAATCCACCGCCGACCTTGTTGAGAATGCCGCTAAGGACGCTCTTCATAAAGCAGAACTTTCCGCAGAAAAAATCGATCTCATCATTGTAGCAACCGATACTCCCGAATACATCTCCCCATCAACAGCTTCTGTGGTTCAATATCGCTTGGGTGCTAAAAATGCTGGAACATTCGATTTAAATACAGCATGCGCGGGTTTTGTAACCGCATTGGATGTTGCCTCCAAATACATCGCTTCCGATGAGCATTATCAGAATATTCTTGTGATAGGGGCTTACACGATGAGCAAATACTTAGACCTTCATGATAAAAAGACCGTAACACTTTTCGCTGATGGTGCCGGTGGGTTTGTGCTTTCATCAGAGGCGAATTCAAAACGAGGTTTTCTTTCTAGCCAACTACTCACCGAGGGTCAGTATCACGGCTGGATGGGGATATATGGCGGCGGAACACATCTTCCAACCACCACGGAAACGCTTGATAAAAAAGATCATTTACTCAAGTTTGTGAAAAAGTTTCCAAAAGAATTGAATCCGGAAATTTGGTCACAAATGATTCAAACCCTCTGCAGTCGAGTGAACATTCAGCCTTCGGATGTTGCGCAGTATTTCTTTTCACAAATCAATATTAACAGCATTTGGGATACGCTTGGGAAATTGAATCTGCCCAAAGAAAAGGCACATACAATTATGGATCGATATGCCTATACAGGTTCAGCCTGCATCCCGATGGCCTTTCATGAAGCGGTAGAACTTGGAAAAGTGAAGCGCGGTGATTTGGTGATGTTTGTGGGTTCAGGCGGCGGGCTCTCGTTTGCAAGTGCTGCTTTTCGGTATTAA
- the fabG gene encoding 3-oxoacyl-[acyl-carrier-protein] reductase gives MRRLENKVAIITGGAQGIGKATALKFAAEGAKLIIWDMNEEKGILFTEDLSKMGAQALFQKVNVSSFESVSLALQSALQVFSHIDILINNAGITRDSSLLKMTEEQWQQVIDVNLTGVFHCTKAVAPIMVERKSGRIINASSVVGIYGNFGQTNYVATKAGVIGMTQVWARELGRKGITVNAVAPGFIATDMIQTIPEKILEGIKEKTPLQRFGMPEDIANTFCFLASDEASFINGAVISVDGGYIPA, from the coding sequence ATGAGACGCTTGGAAAACAAAGTCGCCATAATTACCGGCGGCGCTCAAGGGATTGGCAAAGCAACTGCGTTGAAATTTGCAGCAGAAGGCGCAAAGCTCATCATTTGGGATATGAATGAAGAGAAAGGGATACTCTTCACTGAAGACCTGTCAAAAATGGGCGCTCAAGCATTGTTCCAAAAAGTGAATGTTTCCTCATTTGAATCTGTAAGTTTAGCCCTTCAATCAGCGTTACAAGTATTTAGCCACATTGATATTCTTATCAATAACGCCGGCATCACCCGCGATTCCTCTCTACTCAAAATGACCGAAGAACAGTGGCAACAAGTCATTGATGTTAATCTTACCGGCGTATTTCATTGCACAAAAGCCGTTGCGCCAATAATGGTTGAGCGCAAGTCGGGCAGAATCATTAATGCAAGCTCAGTAGTAGGCATCTACGGAAATTTTGGGCAAACCAATTATGTCGCTACAAAAGCCGGAGTCATTGGGATGACACAAGTTTGGGCAAGAGAACTTGGCCGCAAAGGCATTACCGTAAATGCCGTAGCCCCCGGATTTATCGCAACAGACATGATTCAAACAATTCCTGAAAAAATTTTAGAAGGCATTAAAGAAAAAACGCCGTTGCAACGCTTCGGAATGCCCGAAGACATTGCCAATACATTTTGTTTTTTGGCTTCAGATGAAGCCTCATTCATTAACGGCGCTGTTATCAGTGTCGATGGTGGGTATATCCCGGCATAA
- a CDS encoding DUF808 domain-containing protein, whose translation MASGLIALLDDIAALMDDVAVNAKLATKKTAGILGDDLAVNAEKSTGFISSREIPVLWAITKGSFINKVIIVPATLLLNIFLPSAITAILILGGFYLAFEGAEKIVEFFFHKKEVLEPNSVGELNENAETEKAKVKSAITTDFILSVEIVIIALSTVLNSSLSIQILTLSAVSIIATIGVYGIVALIVRMDDLGFMFIKKSNNTGLMNSIGLLLVKALPVVIKVLSVVGTLALILVSGGIFSHNIGYLHHILTDWPDILKEFMFGMLGGILALGVIAAGKKIYSLFK comes from the coding sequence ATGGCCTCAGGTCTTATTGCACTTTTAGATGATATCGCCGCGTTAATGGATGATGTCGCGGTTAATGCAAAACTCGCAACCAAAAAAACAGCGGGAATTCTGGGAGACGACTTGGCCGTCAACGCCGAAAAATCGACAGGCTTTATTTCTTCAAGAGAAATTCCGGTATTGTGGGCAATTACGAAGGGCTCATTTATTAATAAAGTCATTATTGTCCCTGCAACTTTATTATTGAATATTTTTTTACCCTCAGCAATAACCGCAATCCTGATTTTAGGAGGATTTTACCTCGCTTTTGAAGGTGCTGAAAAAATTGTCGAATTCTTCTTTCACAAAAAGGAAGTATTGGAGCCTAATTCAGTTGGAGAATTAAATGAAAATGCAGAAACTGAAAAGGCGAAAGTAAAATCAGCCATAACCACCGATTTTATTCTCTCTGTTGAAATTGTCATTATCGCGCTTAGTACGGTATTAAATAGTTCATTAAGTATTCAAATCTTAACCTTATCCGCTGTTTCCATCATCGCAACCATTGGGGTTTATGGCATTGTTGCTCTTATTGTTCGTATGGATGATTTAGGTTTTATGTTCATTAAAAAGTCGAATAATACGGGATTAATGAATTCGATTGGCTTACTATTGGTTAAAGCTTTACCTGTAGTTATCAAGGTACTTTCTGTGGTAGGAACCCTTGCATTAATTCTTGTTTCAGGTGGAATTTTTTCTCATAATATCGGCTATTTACATCATATTTTAACCGATTGGCCGGATATTCTTAAAGAATTTATGTTTGGAATGCTTGGTGGAATTTTAGCTTTGGGTGTGATCGCGGCTGGCAAAAAAATATACTCCCTATTCAAATAA
- the gcvP gene encoding aminomethyl-transferring glycine dehydrogenase: MKLSIDYQESFESRHNASSPDLEKMLSAIGVGSLDELIDQTIPSGIRLKKSMKLPAPQTEHEFLKSFKTLAAKNKIFKSFIGTGYYNTYTPNVILRNILENPGWYTAYTPYQAEIAQGRLEMLLNFQTMVIDLTGLEIANASLLDEATAAAEAMHLLYAARPQEKQEAKVFFASDKCHPQTLDLLRTRTEPIGVKLQVGNLATLDLTSPDLFAVLVQYPDTTGSISDFTSLISSAHDYGVTVAVATDLLSLTMLKSPGEMGADIAFGSAQRFGVPMGYGGPHAAFFATKEAFKRLIPGRLIGVSIDADGNRALRMALQTREQHIRREKATSNICTAQVLLSVMAAAYAIYHGPSGLKAIATRTHGLARLFAEGLKKKGYTLISEFFFDTVSFTLNEIGALKHKAEKASINLRYDGNRVGVSFDETSTLEDVASLLDLLDFEGASSPIVSLSELRSMAEELELNWPNGFVRESGYLTHPVFNAHHSEHEMLRYLKRLENKDISMVHSMISLGSCTMKLNATAEMIPVTWPEFGGLHPFAPAEQAKGYATLIKNLEKWLCEVTGFYAVSLQPNSGAQGEYAGLMTIRAFHQSRGEGHRNIALIPQSAHGTNPASAVMAGMQVVVVKCDERGNIDVNDLKAKAEQYGATLACLMVTYPSTHGVFEENIREICDTIHHHGGQVYMDGANMNAQVGLTSPAAIGADVCHLNLHKTFCIPHGGGGPGMGPIGVAKQLAPFLPSHPLHKTGGDKAITAISAAPYGSASILTISYAYIAMMGSEGLTNATKYAILNANYIKARLEKEYPILYTNERGRCAHEMIVDLRKFKSVGIEAEDVAKRLMDYGFHAPTLSFPVAGTIMIEPTESEPLQELDHFCDAMLSIREEIREVEEGRADRANNVLKNAPHTAAMVTAENWEKPYSREKAAFPLPFVREGKMWATVRRIDGAYGDRNLVCACEPIASYAEAEVLAN; this comes from the coding sequence ATGAAATTATCGATAGACTATCAAGAGTCTTTTGAATCTCGACATAATGCCTCTTCACCCGATCTCGAAAAAATGCTTTCCGCGATTGGCGTTGGTTCGCTTGATGAACTGATTGATCAAACCATCCCAAGCGGCATTCGATTAAAGAAATCAATGAAGCTTCCAGCCCCGCAAACCGAACATGAATTTTTGAAATCGTTCAAAACTTTAGCTGCAAAAAATAAAATCTTCAAGTCCTTTATTGGAACGGGTTACTACAACACCTATACGCCCAATGTCATTTTGCGCAATATTCTTGAAAATCCCGGATGGTACACGGCTTACACGCCCTACCAAGCCGAGATTGCGCAAGGCCGTTTGGAAATGCTGCTCAATTTTCAGACAATGGTCATCGACTTAACCGGTCTTGAAATTGCCAATGCATCGCTTTTGGATGAAGCCACCGCCGCCGCTGAGGCAATGCATCTTCTCTATGCTGCGCGACCTCAGGAGAAGCAAGAGGCGAAAGTCTTCTTTGCCTCTGATAAATGCCATCCGCAAACGCTCGATTTACTCCGCACCCGCACCGAACCGATTGGCGTAAAGTTGCAGGTAGGAAATCTTGCAACACTTGACCTTACCTCGCCCGATCTTTTTGCCGTGCTTGTTCAATATCCCGATACCACAGGCTCAATTTCAGATTTTACTTCGCTGATTTCTTCCGCACATGATTATGGTGTCACTGTTGCAGTGGCGACCGATTTGCTTTCGCTCACGATGCTGAAATCGCCGGGTGAAATGGGTGCTGATATCGCCTTCGGCTCCGCACAACGGTTTGGTGTTCCAATGGGTTACGGTGGCCCGCACGCGGCGTTCTTCGCGACAAAGGAAGCATTCAAACGATTGATTCCGGGTCGTTTAATAGGTGTTTCAATCGATGCCGATGGCAACCGCGCTTTGCGAATGGCCCTTCAAACCCGCGAGCAACACATTCGCCGCGAAAAGGCAACCTCGAATATCTGTACCGCGCAAGTTTTGCTTTCGGTAATGGCAGCCGCTTACGCCATATATCACGGACCAAGCGGACTCAAAGCAATTGCAACCCGCACTCACGGCCTTGCACGGCTCTTTGCGGAAGGGCTGAAAAAGAAAGGTTATACGCTTATCTCCGAATTTTTTTTTGATACCGTTTCATTCACTTTGAATGAGATTGGCGCGCTAAAACATAAAGCTGAAAAAGCGAGTATCAATCTTCGTTATGACGGAAATCGGGTGGGCGTTTCGTTTGATGAAACCTCTACACTTGAAGATGTTGCCTCGCTTCTTGATTTACTTGACTTTGAAGGCGCTTCCTCGCCAATTGTTTCTCTTTCTGAACTTCGTTCAATGGCGGAAGAATTAGAACTGAATTGGCCAAACGGTTTTGTTCGCGAATCGGGTTATCTCACTCACCCTGTTTTCAACGCGCATCATAGCGAGCACGAAATGCTTCGTTATTTGAAACGCCTTGAAAACAAAGATATTTCTATGGTGCATTCAATGATTTCTTTAGGCTCATGCACAATGAAGCTCAATGCCACCGCAGAAATGATTCCGGTTACTTGGCCGGAGTTTGGCGGACTTCATCCTTTTGCGCCTGCAGAACAAGCCAAAGGTTATGCCACGCTGATCAAAAATCTCGAAAAATGGCTCTGCGAAGTCACGGGCTTTTATGCCGTTTCGCTGCAACCGAATTCAGGAGCGCAAGGTGAATATGCGGGGCTGATGACGATTCGGGCGTTTCACCAGTCTCGAGGAGAAGGTCATAGGAATATTGCCCTTATTCCGCAGTCGGCACACGGGACTAATCCGGCAAGCGCGGTGATGGCCGGAATGCAAGTGGTTGTGGTTAAGTGCGATGAACGCGGGAACATTGATGTGAACGATTTGAAGGCGAAGGCCGAGCAATATGGCGCAACGCTTGCCTGCTTGATGGTGACTTATCCCTCTACCCACGGCGTGTTTGAAGAAAACATTCGCGAAATTTGCGATACCATTCATCACCACGGCGGGCAGGTGTATATGGATGGCGCCAATATGAATGCACAAGTGGGACTTACAAGTCCGGCTGCAATTGGCGCTGATGTGTGCCACTTGAATCTGCATAAAACTTTTTGCATTCCTCACGGCGGTGGCGGGCCCGGAATGGGACCAATTGGTGTTGCCAAACAGCTTGCGCCATTTTTGCCCTCGCATCCGCTGCACAAAACAGGCGGCGATAAAGCCATTACGGCTATTTCTGCCGCTCCGTATGGAAGCGCATCGATTCTCACCATTTCATACGCCTACATTGCAATGATGGGCAGCGAAGGCTTAACCAATGCCACGAAGTACGCTATCTTAAATGCCAATTATATCAAGGCACGGTTGGAGAAAGAATATCCGATTCTTTACACCAATGAGCGAGGACGCTGCGCCCACGAGATGATTGTGGATTTACGCAAGTTCAAGTCTGTGGGAATCGAGGCGGAAGATGTGGCAAAGCGATTGATGGATTATGGCTTTCACGCGCCAACGCTTTCATTTCCTGTGGCGGGCACGATTATGATTGAGCCGACGGAATCGGAGCCGCTGCAAGAACTTGACCATTTCTGCGACGCGATGCTTTCGATTCGTGAAGAGATTCGTGAAGTGGAAGAAGGCAGAGCTGACCGAGCCAACAATGTGCTCAAGAATGCGCCGCATACGGCTGCAATGGTTACGGCTGAAAATTGGGAAAAGCCCTACAGCCGCGAAAAAGCAGCTTTCCCACTGCCGTTTGTACGCGAAGGAAAAATGTGGGCTACCGTTCGTAGGATTGATGGCGCGTATGGCGATCGGAATTTGGTTTGCGCTTGCGAACCCATTGCAAGCTATGCCGAAGCGGAAGTCCTTGCAAATTGA
- a CDS encoding class II glutamine amidotransferase: MCRIGVYRGKPITLRRLIFDPPHNFVELARQPKEMVITPINVDGYGIGWYNLEVSPEPAVMKSEKPFWHDLNVSSISGKIKSGNIFMHVRAASPGLLVHQANSHPFQWKNEMMMHNGIISDFKKGFMRSIRQLMNDDIYSHILGTTDSEHIFGLYLTIRQANPDLTMSEAVLETFSRLNHLAQKHNADLILNIALTDGKTTIVTKYTTIDKAATLYYADRSPFFPEAVVVASEPLDRTDPSWKEFPMNTMMVIGENNEYSLTPIANPFVKDGEFPKAKPVTLKVSFPAED; this comes from the coding sequence ATGTGCAGAATTGGCGTTTATCGCGGAAAACCAATTACACTTCGCAGGCTTATTTTCGACCCGCCCCATAACTTTGTTGAGCTTGCGCGTCAGCCCAAAGAAATGGTGATTACACCAATTAATGTCGATGGCTACGGAATCGGATGGTATAATTTGGAGGTTAGCCCTGAACCCGCCGTGATGAAATCTGAAAAGCCGTTCTGGCACGATTTGAATGTTTCGAGTATTTCGGGGAAAATCAAGTCGGGGAATATTTTTATGCATGTTCGCGCTGCCTCGCCCGGCCTTTTGGTGCATCAAGCCAACTCGCATCCGTTTCAATGGAAAAATGAAATGATGATGCACAACGGCATTATCAGCGATTTCAAAAAAGGCTTTATGCGCTCAATTCGCCAACTGATGAACGACGATATATATTCGCATATTCTTGGAACTACCGATTCAGAGCACATCTTTGGGCTTTATCTCACCATTCGCCAAGCCAATCCTGATTTAACAATGAGTGAAGCCGTGCTCGAAACCTTTTCGCGCTTAAACCATTTGGCACAAAAGCACAATGCCGATTTAATCTTAAACATTGCCTTGACCGATGGGAAAACGACCATCGTCACCAAGTACACCACCATCGATAAAGCCGCCACGCTTTATTATGCAGATCGCTCTCCGTTCTTTCCCGAAGCCGTTGTTGTGGCCTCCGAGCCACTCGACCGCACTGATCCAAGTTGGAAAGAGTTCCCAATGAATACAATGATGGTGATTGGGGAAAATAATGAGTACTCACTCACGCCAATTGCGAACCCATTTGTCAAAGACGGCGAATTCCCGAAAGCCAAGCCTGTCACACTCAAGGTTTCGTTTCCTGCGGAGGATTAA
- a CDS encoding FtsX-like permease family protein encodes MTTKDLFQFSFKNLRRAKLRTFLTVLGVSIGAAALSAMLSYGTGVQKTFTDEFSDLELFNTVRITPSNSDLNALLTFSRKTVKSTAKGKRDENQMVLTQKVFRDIQSSVQSRFPKTIVYPEVIFPSKIAIDSLQTVVMAEALPAAIGSLAGFRDIRIGKFFNSDSSNEVVISEILLNRMGFKNSDSIIGKKVKVVTVSMDFNKAAAYAAVPFNYALGLPLIENTIEFTIGGVMSDDIQKLSSGFRMILPIKTSNKVSRLNFLSTVDLLRGIEQTDGYQAIIVRTSSTDEADEVKAFLAEKGYNAVSFLDQFNELKKLFLVFDMALALVGTIGLIVATLGIMNTMIMSIMERYREIGIMKAVGASDRDIRKIFFVESGIIGFLGGIVGLALGYFVTQLITLAANVYIVSKAGTELSFFYFPWWLGVLCILFSILISLLAGFYPANRAAKIDPIEALRFN; translated from the coding sequence GTGACAACCAAAGATCTCTTTCAGTTTTCTTTTAAGAATTTAAGACGCGCTAAACTCCGCACCTTCCTTACGGTTCTTGGCGTTTCTATCGGTGCAGCGGCCCTTTCCGCAATGCTCTCGTATGGAACAGGTGTCCAGAAGACATTTACCGACGAATTCAGCGACCTCGAACTCTTCAACACAGTGAGAATCACTCCCAGCAATTCTGATTTAAATGCACTACTGACTTTTTCAAGAAAAACTGTAAAAAGTACCGCCAAAGGAAAACGCGATGAAAACCAAATGGTTCTCACTCAAAAGGTTTTTCGAGACATTCAATCGTCTGTTCAAAGCCGATTCCCGAAAACCATTGTCTATCCCGAAGTGATTTTCCCCTCCAAAATCGCCATCGATTCTTTGCAAACCGTTGTGATGGCAGAGGCTCTCCCAGCGGCCATTGGCTCGCTTGCGGGCTTTCGCGATATTCGCATCGGGAAGTTTTTCAATAGTGATAGTTCCAATGAAGTCGTGATCTCCGAAATCCTCTTAAACCGAATGGGGTTCAAAAATTCAGATAGCATCATCGGAAAAAAAGTAAAAGTGGTGACAGTTTCAATGGACTTTAATAAAGCTGCTGCTTACGCCGCTGTCCCATTCAACTACGCGCTTGGACTTCCTCTCATCGAAAATACCATTGAATTTACCATCGGCGGTGTAATGAGTGACGATATTCAAAAGCTATCGAGCGGATTCCGAATGATTTTACCCATAAAAACTTCAAACAAAGTCAGTCGCCTGAACTTTCTTTCAACCGTTGACTTGCTTCGAGGTATCGAACAAACGGACGGCTACCAAGCCATTATCGTTCGTACCTCTTCAACTGATGAAGCCGATGAGGTCAAAGCATTTTTAGCCGAAAAGGGCTACAATGCCGTTAGCTTTTTAGATCAATTCAATGAGTTGAAAAAGTTATTCTTGGTTTTCGATATGGCGTTGGCATTGGTAGGCACCATTGGTCTTATTGTAGCCACGCTTGGAATCATGAACACAATGATTATGTCAATTATGGAGCGTTATCGTGAAATTGGCATTATGAAAGCAGTTGGCGCAAGCGACCGCGATATTCGCAAAATCTTTTTCGTTGAAAGCGGCATCATCGGTTTTTTAGGCGGAATCGTTGGGTTAGCTCTTGGTTACTTTGTGACTCAATTGATTACCCTTGCGGCGAATGTGTATATCGTTAGCAAAGCCGGTACTGAACTGTCATTTTTCTATTTCCCGTGGTGGCTTGGAGTGCTTTGTATTCTCTTTTCAATTCTCATAAGCCTTCTTGCAGGTTTTTACCCGGCTAACCGCGCCGCTAAAATTGACCCGATTGAAGCTTTAAGGTTTAACTAA
- a CDS encoding MarR family transcriptional regulator encodes MTLEDKIRKEVIREYGDGYHAFGLNRIMGNIVGLLIIASEPQSLDEICKQLGRTKGVVSQIMRRLVERNLVRKVLSTGTRKDYYEVHPSVFENAFRNNLELIRNNTRIANRLKDLAEQSKHESLEPLQLRLSEMARFYELTVDHYERFLAEWHGERDKLHSKFTKAEKKKNLKK; translated from the coding sequence ATGACTTTAGAAGATAAAATTAGAAAAGAAGTCATCCGCGAATACGGCGATGGCTATCATGCATTTGGATTAAACCGCATAATGGGCAATATCGTGGGGTTGCTCATAATTGCAAGTGAGCCACAATCGCTCGATGAAATTTGCAAACAGCTTGGGCGAACCAAGGGCGTGGTGAGTCAGATCATGCGGCGGCTTGTTGAGCGAAATTTGGTGCGGAAGGTTCTTTCTACCGGTACGCGAAAAGATTATTACGAAGTTCATCCCTCCGTATTTGAGAATGCGTTTCGAAATAACCTTGAACTTATTCGCAACAACACGCGAATTGCCAATCGATTGAAGGATTTGGCGGAACAAAGTAAGCACGAGTCGCTGGAGCCATTACAATTAAGGCTTTCCGAGATGGCAAGGTTCTATGAACTTACCGTTGATCACTACGAACGGTTTTTAGCTGAGTGGCACGGTGAGCGAGATAAGCTGCATTCAAAGTTCACAAAAGCAGAAAAGAAAAAGAATCTGAAAAAATAA
- the katG gene encoding catalase/peroxidase HPI: MRGEGNTNKEWWPNQLDLSILRQNSSLSNPMDENFNYRAAFNSLDYKALKADLAALLTSSQDWWPADYGNYGGLFIRMAWHSAGTYRTGDGRGGTRAGQQRFAPQNSWPDNANLDKARRLLWPIKQKYGSKISWADLMILAGNVALEEMGFKTLGFAAGREDVWEPESNVYWGPEKKWLDDKRYQKGRILENPLAAVQMGLIYVNPEGPNGNPDPVAAAKDIRETFGRMGMNDEETVALIAGGHTLGKTHGAGSAKNVGPEPEGASIEEQGLGWKSKYKSGKGPDAITSGLEVIWTPTPTKWNHFYFSLLFNNEWKLTKSPAGAKQWVAKNPSIMVPDPFDPNKKYKPTMLTTDLSLRFDPVYEKISRKFMEDTDAFDAAFARAWFKLTHRDMGPKTTYWGPEAPTVDFIWQDPIPAVNHPLVDAADVQSLKGKILSSGLKTDELVRTAWASASTYRHSDRRGGANGARIRLEPQANWESNNPAELKRVLAVYEKIQSEFNSNPTGKKVSIADLIVLGGSAAIEDAAKKAGVTISVPFTPGRMDATQEQTDVNGMAVLEPMADGFRNYQKKEYTLSPEALLVDKAQLLRLTAPEMTVLVGGMRALGANSGGTKHGVLTATPGVLTNDFFANLLDMSTFWSASDKNGLTFEGKDRKTNQTKWTATRVDLIFGSNSELRALAEVYAAGDAKEKFVRDFVAAWTKVMNLDRFDVVASK, encoded by the coding sequence ATGCGCGGCGAAGGCAATACCAATAAAGAGTGGTGGCCAAATCAATTAGACTTAAGCATCCTTCGCCAAAATTCTTCGCTCTCGAACCCGATGGACGAGAACTTTAATTACCGAGCCGCATTCAATTCGCTTGATTACAAAGCATTGAAGGCAGATCTCGCCGCTCTATTGACAAGTTCACAAGATTGGTGGCCGGCTGATTATGGCAATTATGGCGGACTGTTTATTCGTATGGCGTGGCATAGCGCCGGAACTTACCGCACCGGCGATGGCCGCGGCGGTACACGCGCCGGGCAACAACGCTTCGCCCCGCAAAACAGCTGGCCTGATAACGCCAATCTCGATAAGGCTCGCCGTCTTCTTTGGCCAATCAAACAAAAATATGGCAGCAAAATTTCTTGGGCCGATCTCATGATTCTCGCCGGAAATGTGGCGCTTGAGGAAATGGGATTCAAGACACTTGGCTTTGCCGCAGGCCGCGAAGATGTATGGGAACCGGAATCAAATGTGTATTGGGGGCCTGAAAAAAAGTGGCTCGATGATAAGCGTTATCAAAAAGGACGGATACTTGAAAATCCGCTCGCCGCTGTTCAAATGGGACTTATTTATGTGAATCCCGAAGGTCCGAACGGAAATCCTGACCCTGTGGCCGCTGCAAAAGACATTCGCGAAACTTTCGGCCGAATGGGCATGAACGATGAAGAAACCGTGGCACTCATTGCAGGTGGACATACGCTTGGAAAAACGCACGGCGCAGGCAGTGCAAAAAATGTGGGTCCTGAACCCGAAGGCGCTTCAATTGAAGAGCAAGGGCTTGGCTGGAAGAGCAAGTATAAATCAGGCAAAGGCCCCGATGCCATCACCTCCGGCTTGGAAGTGATTTGGACACCTACGCCAACCAAATGGAATCATTTTTATTTTAGTCTTCTTTTCAATAACGAATGGAAGCTCACCAAGAGCCCTGCCGGTGCAAAGCAATGGGTGGCAAAGAATCCTTCGATTATGGTTCCGGATCCTTTCGACCCCAATAAAAAGTATAAACCCACAATGCTCACCACCGATCTCTCGCTCCGTTTCGACCCGGTGTATGAGAAGATTTCGCGGAAGTTTATGGAAGATACTGATGCCTTTGATGCCGCTTTTGCGCGTGCGTGGTTTAAGCTCACCCACCGCGATATGGGGCCGAAAACCACCTATTGGGGACCTGAAGCTCCAACTGTCGATTTCATTTGGCAAGACCCGATTCCTGCGGTGAATCATCCGCTCGTGGATGCCGCCGATGTTCAATCTTTGAAAGGAAAAATTTTAAGCTCCGGCTTAAAGACCGATGAATTGGTTCGCACTGCTTGGGCATCTGCTTCAACCTACCGCCACAGCGACCGCCGCGGTGGTGCCAATGGTGCGCGCATTCGACTTGAGCCCCAAGCGAACTGGGAATCGAATAATCCGGCGGAATTGAAGCGCGTACTTGCCGTGTATGAAAAGATTCAATCGGAGTTTAACAGCAACCCAACAGGCAAGAAGGTTTCAATCGCCGATCTTATCGTGCTCGGGGGAAGCGCCGCTATAGAAGACGCCGCGAAGAAAGCCGGTGTAACCATTTCTGTGCCGTTCACACCCGGAAGAATGGATGCCACGCAAGAGCAAACCGATGTGAATGGTATGGCGGTTCTTGAGCCAATGGCCGATGGATTCCGCAACTATCAAAAGAAGGAATACACACTCTCGCCCGAAGCCTTGCTTGTAGATAAAGCACAATTGCTTCGCTTAACAGCGCCGGAAATGACGGTACTTGTGGGTGGAATGCGCGCCTTAGGTGCAAACTCCGGCGGTACCAAGCACGGCGTATTAACCGCTACACCGGGCGTTTTAACCAACGATTTCTTTGCGAATCTTTTGGATATGAGCACCTTTTGGAGCGCAAGCGATAAAAACGGGCTGACCTTTGAAGGCAAAGACCGCAAAACCAATCAAACGAAGTGGACAGCCACACGCGTGGATTTGATTTTCGGTTCAAATTCCGAACTTCGCGCACTTGCGGAAGTCTATGCTGCTGGTGATGCGAAAGAAAAGTTCGTGAGAGATTTTGTGGCTGCGTGGACTAAGGTGATGAATCTTGATCGGTTTGATGTGGTGGCGAGCAAGTAA